From the genome of Desulfonatronum thiosulfatophilum:
ACCGCCTACTGGCCGATCATCAACAGTAGGGGAGAGGTAAGCGGGATGTTCTTCATCGGCGTGCCGCGCAATGTGGTGGAGGAGGCCCAGAACAACATTCTCATGTCCATTCTGTTGGTCAGTTTGGTCGTCGGCGGAGTCATGATCGCCGTGGGGATCTTGTTCGCACGCAGTTTGGCCCTGCCTATCCGCAATGCGACTGCTTTCGCGACCCAGGTTGCCCAGGGAAATTTGGACGAGCAACTGGAGGTCAAGAACAAGGATGAGATCGGCATCCTGGCGGGTGCGCTGAAAACCATGGTCGGTAATCTGAAGATCAAAATCCAGGAGGCGGATGAAAAAGCCCGGGAAGCGGCACTGGCCGCGCAGCAGGCCCGTGAAGCCACTGAGGAAGCCATGCAAGCGAAGGAGCAGGCTGAGAATGCCAAGCGTGAAGGTATGTTGCAGGCCGCTGGCCAGCTTGAAGGCGTGATTGAGCAGATGACTTCGGCTTCCGAGCAGCTTGCCGCCCAGGTGGAGCAGGCCAGTCGCGGATCGGAGGAGCAGCGGGCCAGGACCGGGGAAACCGCCACGGCCATGGAGGAAATGAACGCAACGGTACTTGAGGTGGCCAAGAATGCATCCCAGGCAGCAGAAGCCTCGGACCAGTCCAGAACCAAGGCCGAGGACGGGGCGAAGGTCGTCACGGCTTCCGTCGCGGCCATCAACAAGGTCCAGCAACAGGCCGCGGAAATGAAGAACAACCTGAATCAACTCGGTCAGCAGGCCGAGCAGATCGGTCGCATCATGAACGTGATCGAGGACATTGCCGACCAAACCAATCTATTGGCCCTGAACGCGGCCATAGAAGCGGCCCGGGCCGGTGATGCCGGTCGCGGATTTGCCGTGGTGGCCGACGAGGTGCGCAAGTTGGCGGAAAAGACCATGAATGCAACCAAGGAAGTCGGGCAGGCCATATCGGCCATTCAACAAGGCACTAAAGCAAACATTCAGGGTATGGATCAATCCGTTCATGCCATTGAGCAGGCCACGGACTTGGCGAACCAGTC
Proteins encoded in this window:
- a CDS encoding methyl-accepting chemotaxis protein, with the protein product MKVSIFGKLIGVVVLAVLLTSSVLFFTTNHYVAKGFDEKALEELNGFQGAVRAQIEDWEELLEAVGFLMSSNFEVQHALQQNDTQMLKEFARDVMQQTGVDFLTISDRNGVVVARGHSQRTGDSVANQVNVQRALKGESSVGIEHGTEVKFSVRAGFPVKMGDRILGVVTPGFNLGSFAFVDDVKRRFGVEATIFEGDTRLATTIMRDGQRVVGTRMDNQQVLSTVLQQRQTYFDRNMILGQNYDTAYWPIINSRGEVSGMFFIGVPRNVVEEAQNNILMSILLVSLVVGGVMIAVGILFARSLALPIRNATAFATQVAQGNLDEQLEVKNKDEIGILAGALKTMVGNLKIKIQEADEKAREAALAAQQAREATEEAMQAKEQAENAKREGMLQAAGQLEGVIEQMTSASEQLAAQVEQASRGSEEQRARTGETATAMEEMNATVLEVAKNASQAAEASDQSRTKAEDGAKVVTASVAAINKVQQQAAEMKNNLNQLGQQAEQIGRIMNVIEDIADQTNLLALNAAIEAARAGDAGRGFAVVADEVRKLAEKTMNATKEVGQAISAIQQGTKANIQGMDQSVHAIEQATDLANQSGQALKEILALAEQAADQVRSIATAAEEQSATSEEINRGVEDINRIASETNEVMSQSAQAVSDLARQSQDLQNLVRQMKDS